In Pseudomonas sp. R76, one genomic interval encodes:
- a CDS encoding MFS transporter, whose protein sequence is MSMLEQTAYPASSAGRGAADESLSTPRGRREMYRATLACWLGTAMEYADFALYGLAAGLIFGDVFFPNVTPAMALLSTFATWSVGFVARPIGALFFGWLGDRQGRKVVMVSTVVLMGASTTMIGLIPSYASIGIWAPICLVLLRFTQGFGAGAELAAGTVMLGEFAPARRRGLVSSVIALGSNSGTLVASLVWLAVIQMDQQQLQDWGWRIPFLCSSLIALAALWLRRNLQETPVFEQRKAELQAQRDTRRAALPLHTPSVGVWKNRRAFLTMVGLRIGENGPSYLAQGFIVGYVVKVLTVNKSVATQAVLIASILGFLIIPLAGWLSDRFGRRVVYRGFCLLLMVYAFPAFMLLDSRDPLTVIATMVVGMGLASLGIFGVQAAWSVEMFGVKNRYTQLALAKELGSILSGGTAPLIAAALLSWTGHWWPIATYFAAMAGIGFFTTFVAPETRGRDLNALEDAI, encoded by the coding sequence ATGTCCATGCTTGAACAAACCGCCTATCCCGCCTCGTCGGCAGGCCGTGGCGCAGCGGATGAAAGTCTGTCCACCCCGCGTGGGCGCCGGGAGATGTACCGCGCCACTCTTGCCTGCTGGTTGGGCACGGCAATGGAATATGCCGACTTTGCCCTGTATGGGTTGGCGGCCGGTCTGATCTTCGGCGACGTGTTTTTTCCCAATGTCACACCGGCCATGGCCTTGTTGTCGACCTTCGCGACCTGGTCGGTCGGTTTCGTGGCGCGCCCCATCGGCGCATTGTTCTTCGGCTGGCTGGGCGACCGCCAGGGCCGCAAGGTGGTGATGGTGTCCACCGTTGTGCTGATGGGCGCTTCTACTACGATGATCGGCCTGATCCCCAGTTACGCATCCATCGGCATCTGGGCTCCGATCTGCCTGGTGCTGCTGCGGTTCACCCAAGGCTTTGGCGCCGGCGCCGAGCTCGCGGCGGGCACTGTGATGCTCGGCGAGTTCGCACCGGCCAGGCGCCGGGGCCTAGTGTCTTCGGTGATCGCCTTGGGCTCCAACAGCGGTACGTTAGTGGCCTCGTTGGTGTGGTTGGCGGTGATACAGATGGATCAACAGCAACTGCAGGACTGGGGCTGGCGCATCCCGTTCCTGTGCAGTTCGCTGATCGCGCTGGCTGCGTTGTGGCTACGACGCAACCTGCAGGAAACCCCGGTGTTCGAACAAAGAAAGGCCGAACTTCAAGCACAGCGCGACACACGAAGGGCCGCCCTGCCCTTGCACACGCCATCAGTCGGTGTCTGGAAAAACCGCCGCGCGTTCCTGACCATGGTGGGTTTGCGCATCGGCGAAAACGGCCCGTCCTACCTGGCTCAGGGGTTTATCGTCGGCTATGTGGTGAAAGTGCTGACTGTGAACAAGTCGGTCGCAACCCAGGCGGTGTTGATTGCTTCAATCCTGGGTTTCTTGATCATCCCGCTGGCCGGCTGGCTGTCCGACCGTTTCGGCCGCCGCGTGGTGTACCGCGGGTTTTGCCTGTTATTGATGGTCTATGCATTTCCGGCATTCATGCTGCTCGATTCACGCGACCCGCTGACCGTCATCGCCACCATGGTGGTCGGCATGGGCCTGGCATCACTGGGCATCTTCGGTGTGCAAGCGGCGTGGAGCGTCGAGATGTTCGGCGTGAAAAACCGCTACACCCAATTGGCGTTGGCCAAGGAGCTCGGCTCGATCCTCTCGGGCGGCACTGCACCATTGATTGCGGCGGCGCTGTTGTCCTGGACCGGCCATTGGTGGCCGATCGCAACCTACTTTGCCGCCATGGCCGGCATTGGTTTCTTCACCACGTTTGTCGCTCCGGAAACCCGTGGTCGCGACCTCAACGCGCTGGAAGATGCCATCTAA
- a CDS encoding OprD family outer membrane porin: MKRSTLALAITATFLAQQALAAGFVDDSSATLGARTFYLRSDNPNTPGVDQNQLTQGFKLDYLSGFTQGTVGFGVDLQALQAFNLSGGTQHPSATTQNSLSPVSADGSPVDDWSRLAGNAKVRLSKTEFHAGGALSPNLPILVANDGRLLPQTLEGVTMTSREIDNLTINAGHLDRSTGRASSNATALAVAGGTEGSTFTYAGADWKPNKDTTVQLYRANLSDYYNQTFLGLLNTTQLNDNSRFKTDLRYFNSTSQGKNGQPGYVFNNNGGYASNPGKVDNTTWSAAFTYTLGGHAVMLGRQQVSDSGGVVYLNQGNVLDGNGNNEGNGGASVYLITDVMDNSFIRAGENTSFGQYAYDFAALGIPGLTTSVLYLHGDNIRSAGGERYSEWERDARIDYVVQSGALKGLGASLREGSFRSGVPNVGAVDQARVIFSYTYALF; this comes from the coding sequence ATGAAAAGATCCACCCTGGCACTCGCGATAACGGCAACATTCCTGGCCCAGCAGGCCCTGGCCGCAGGTTTCGTCGATGACAGCAGCGCTACCCTCGGCGCACGCACATTCTACTTGCGCAGTGATAACCCCAATACGCCCGGCGTCGACCAGAACCAACTCACCCAGGGTTTCAAACTCGATTATCTGTCGGGTTTTACCCAAGGCACCGTGGGCTTTGGTGTTGATCTGCAAGCACTGCAGGCATTCAATCTGTCCGGCGGCACCCAGCATCCGAGTGCCACGACACAGAACTCGCTTTCCCCGGTAAGCGCTGACGGCAGCCCGGTCGACGACTGGAGCCGCCTGGCCGGGAATGCCAAGGTCCGGCTGTCCAAGACCGAGTTTCACGCAGGCGGCGCACTCTCCCCCAACCTGCCGATTCTCGTCGCCAATGATGGCCGGCTGCTGCCGCAAACCCTTGAAGGTGTAACGATGACCTCCAGGGAAATCGACAACCTGACGATCAATGCCGGGCACCTGGACCGTTCTACCGGTCGCGCGTCATCCAACGCCACCGCGCTAGCCGTTGCGGGCGGCACCGAGGGCAGCACGTTCACCTACGCCGGCGCCGATTGGAAACCCAACAAAGACACCACCGTACAACTCTACCGTGCCAACCTCAGCGACTATTACAACCAGACCTTCCTGGGTCTGTTGAACACCACCCAGCTTAATGACAATTCACGCTTCAAAACCGACTTGCGCTACTTCAACAGCACCTCCCAAGGCAAAAATGGCCAGCCAGGGTATGTGTTCAACAACAACGGGGGCTACGCTAGCAACCCCGGCAAAGTCGATAACACCACCTGGAGCGCCGCGTTCACCTACACCCTGGGCGGCCACGCCGTCATGCTCGGCCGCCAGCAAGTGTCCGACTCCGGCGGCGTGGTGTACCTCAACCAGGGCAACGTGCTGGACGGCAACGGCAACAACGAAGGCAATGGCGGCGCGAGCGTGTACCTGATCACCGACGTGATGGACAACTCCTTTATCCGTGCCGGCGAAAACACCTCTTTCGGTCAGTACGCCTATGACTTTGCGGCCCTGGGCATACCCGGCCTGACTACGTCAGTACTGTACCTGCATGGCGATAACATTCGATCAGCCGGCGGCGAGCGCTATTCGGAGTGGGAACGTGATGCGCGTATCGACTACGTGGTGCAAAGCGGGGCCCTCAAAGGCTTGGGCGCGAGCCTGCGCGAAGGCAGTTTTCGCAGCGGTGTTCCAAATGTCGGCGCGGTCGATCAGGCTCGCGTTATCTTCAGCTACACCTACGCCCTGTTCTAA
- a CDS encoding isocitrate lyase/PEP mutase family protein, whose amino-acid sequence MPKISHSALRRNFRELLAKQICVETASVFDPMSARIAADLGFEVGILGGSVASLQVLAAPDFALITLSEFVEQATRIGRVAQLPFIADADHGYGNALNVMRTVEELERAGVAALTIEDTLLPAQFGRKSTDLISVEEGIGKVKAALEARVDPELSIIARTNAGVLPTADVIARTKAYEKAGADGICMVGVKDFDHLEQIAENLTVPLMLVTYGNPQLNDSERLASLGVRIVVAGHGAYFASIKATYDSLRAQRKLTSSTTNLSATELTHTYTLPESYVAWAEEFMDVKE is encoded by the coding sequence ATGCCAAAGATTTCTCACTCAGCGCTACGCCGCAACTTCCGTGAACTGCTTGCCAAACAAATCTGCGTTGAAACCGCCTCCGTCTTCGACCCCATGTCCGCGCGTATCGCCGCTGACCTGGGCTTCGAAGTCGGCATCCTGGGTGGCTCGGTCGCATCGTTGCAGGTCCTGGCGGCACCCGATTTTGCCTTGATCACGCTGAGTGAGTTCGTTGAACAGGCCACCCGCATCGGCCGGGTCGCCCAGCTGCCGTTTATTGCCGACGCCGACCACGGTTACGGCAATGCGCTGAACGTGATGCGCACCGTTGAAGAGCTCGAGCGCGCTGGCGTTGCGGCACTGACGATTGAAGACACGCTGCTGCCGGCCCAGTTTGGGCGTAAGTCCACCGACCTGATTTCCGTCGAGGAAGGCATCGGCAAAGTGAAGGCAGCCCTTGAAGCGCGGGTCGACCCTGAGCTGTCGATCATCGCCCGCACCAACGCCGGTGTATTGCCGACCGCAGACGTGATCGCGCGCACCAAGGCCTACGAAAAAGCCGGCGCCGATGGCATCTGCATGGTCGGTGTCAAAGACTTCGACCACCTTGAACAGATCGCCGAAAACCTTACGGTGCCGCTGATGCTGGTGACCTACGGCAACCCACAGCTCAATGACAGCGAACGCCTGGCCAGCCTCGGTGTGCGCATTGTGGTAGCCGGGCATGGCGCTTACTTTGCCTCGATCAAAGCGACTTACGACAGCCTGCGCGCCCAGCGCAAACTGACCAGCAGCACCACGAATCTGAGCGCGACTGAACTGACGCATACCTACACGCTGCCGGAAAGCTACGTGGCCTGGGCTGAAGAGTTCATGGACGTGAAAGAGTAA
- a CDS encoding nucleoside hydrolase: MKRLIIDCDPGNGIAGANVDDGLALALALAAPGLNLELVTTVAGNTPSAIGYNVAQDLMVRVGRPIQVVQGSTQALEEPDAPWREALDNGVQKRQLAHLWQGVRAPAAFQAPALQAADAMGQLICANPGEITLVAIGPLTNVAQALQRYPQMTAAVRQIVIMGGVFGLDDYIKDTNFGFDPEAAHQVLNSGANITLVPLDVTTQTLMTHSDLDRIAQIDTPLAAFVCETFRPWIDYSMTSRGLSGCWIHDALVIAWLLDPDIATASAYFADIELRAGRTRGKTWRYKQPLRLDVGIEAPAGGPINVLQTVDNGRLLALIERHLRASIPKP; encoded by the coding sequence ATGAAGCGTTTAATTATTGATTGCGACCCCGGCAACGGGATTGCAGGCGCAAACGTTGACGACGGCCTGGCGTTGGCGCTGGCATTGGCGGCCCCCGGGCTCAACCTTGAACTGGTCACCACCGTCGCGGGCAACACGCCCAGCGCCATAGGCTACAACGTGGCCCAGGATTTGATGGTCCGGGTCGGTCGACCGATACAGGTGGTACAGGGCAGCACACAGGCCTTGGAAGAACCCGACGCCCCCTGGCGCGAGGCCTTGGACAATGGCGTACAAAAGCGCCAGCTCGCGCATTTATGGCAAGGCGTACGCGCCCCCGCGGCATTCCAGGCCCCCGCGTTGCAGGCGGCTGACGCGATGGGTCAGTTGATTTGTGCCAACCCTGGGGAAATCACCCTGGTCGCAATCGGCCCCTTGACCAACGTTGCACAAGCGCTGCAACGCTACCCGCAGATGACCGCCGCCGTCAGGCAAATTGTGATCATGGGCGGCGTGTTTGGCTTGGACGACTACATCAAGGACACCAACTTCGGCTTCGATCCCGAAGCCGCCCACCAAGTCCTCAACAGCGGTGCAAACATCACCCTGGTGCCGCTGGATGTCACCACCCAGACCCTGATGACCCACTCTGACCTCGACCGAATCGCACAGATCGACACGCCACTCGCTGCATTTGTCTGCGAAACCTTCCGCCCTTGGATCGATTACTCGATGACCTCCCGTGGCCTGTCCGGTTGCTGGATCCACGACGCTCTGGTCATCGCATGGCTGCTTGACCCCGACATCGCCACCGCCAGTGCCTATTTTGCCGATATTGAACTGCGCGCAGGTCGTACACGCGGTAAAACCTGGCGTTACAAGCAACCTCTGCGCCTGGATGTGGGCATCGAGGCGCCTGCCGGCGGCCCGATTAACGTGCTACAAACCGTGGACAACGGCCGGTTGCTGGCGCTCATAGAACGGCACTTGCGCGCGTCCATCCCCAAACCGTGA
- a CDS encoding LacI family DNA-binding transcriptional regulator produces MTRQHTSRATRDDVAREAGTSVAVVSYVINNGPRPVAKATRQRVLDAIKATGYRPNGVAQALASGKTRTYGLIVPNISNTFIASFAHALQQEALDNGLVILLGDSGDCRTRELSLINSLLSQRVDGLFYTSVDRHPHIELIQSSGTPFVMLDRVDPELRVNMLRVDERAAARQVTAHLLSHGYRDVGILCGHAQMLNAQDRLNGWRDALNDAGVEAHPHRIFPASYTRQGGYDATQRMLANGSPPRALFCSNEAQAIGCVRALSEHGLKVPEHVALVCFNGTEASAFCTPSLTTVCQPVKEMAKAAISMLLTWDGEVKLQEFSHRLVLGESCGCTAANTPCA; encoded by the coding sequence TTGACCAGACAACACACAAGCCGCGCCACGCGTGATGACGTCGCCCGTGAAGCGGGTACCTCGGTGGCTGTCGTCAGCTATGTGATCAACAACGGCCCCAGGCCAGTGGCCAAAGCCACCCGGCAACGCGTACTGGACGCCATCAAGGCCACCGGCTACCGCCCCAACGGCGTGGCCCAGGCCCTGGCATCGGGCAAGACCAGGACCTACGGGTTGATCGTCCCGAACATCTCCAACACCTTCATTGCCTCCTTTGCCCATGCGCTGCAACAAGAGGCGCTGGATAACGGGCTCGTGATCCTGCTGGGGGATTCCGGCGATTGCCGTACACGCGAATTGAGCCTGATCAACAGCCTGCTCAGCCAGCGCGTCGACGGCCTGTTCTACACCAGCGTCGACCGTCACCCTCACATCGAACTGATCCAGTCCAGCGGCACGCCGTTTGTCATGCTCGACCGTGTCGACCCCGAGCTGCGCGTCAACATGTTGCGAGTCGACGAACGCGCCGCGGCCCGACAAGTCACCGCGCACCTGCTCAGCCATGGTTACCGCGACGTTGGCATCCTCTGCGGCCATGCACAAATGCTCAACGCCCAGGACCGTCTCAACGGCTGGCGCGACGCACTGAATGACGCCGGGGTTGAAGCGCACCCGCACAGGATTTTTCCTGCCAGCTACACCCGCCAGGGAGGTTATGACGCCACTCAACGCATGCTGGCGAACGGCAGCCCTCCCCGCGCGCTGTTCTGTTCCAACGAGGCGCAAGCCATCGGTTGCGTACGGGCGCTGTCGGAACATGGCCTTAAGGTGCCGGAGCATGTCGCGCTGGTGTGCTTCAACGGCACCGAGGCCTCGGCGTTTTGTACCCCGTCCCTGACCACCGTGTGCCAGCCAGTCAAGGAAATGGCCAAGGCAGCCATTTCGATGCTGCTGACCTGGGACGGCGAGGTGAAATTGCAAGAGTTTTCCCATCGCCTGGTGCTGGGTGAATCCTGCGGATGCACGGCGGCAAACACCCCGTGCGCCTGA
- a CDS encoding ShlB/FhaC/HecB family hemolysin secretion/activation protein — protein MRVSILTVSCHALALAGLAVAMTLQAAPNPGDTDLIRDRQDRLLEEQRRRLDGLKDLPGSATPATAPNAAADNRCFPIKTVQLTGADALGANERTQILAPYTGQCLGVAQLNALLKTITERYIDKGLVTSRAYLPQQDLSSGNLNVQVVEGRLEGLKGAEGSGFSERQLAQVFPGKPGDVLNLREIEQMVDQLNRLPSNQAQMELAPGKAVGGSDVLVKNSAQKPWRAGVSYGNDGQRSTGRQQAGTSFDWDNPLGLSDQLSLRAGHDVVSDTRKNSRNAMLNYNLPFGWWNLNYSYSESEYRSQAQANGFSFKQSGDSQNHQLRLERVIYRDALSKTSLSTGVSYLSTHNYIEDSKLALSSNRISEAQFGINHGRRIGGAFLNIDLGMQDGIGAFDAQSNRDVKAGQPDARYRKYTATLSYLQPFKLWDESFSFTSLMTGQHSEDVLFSPQRTSLGGQSSIRGYQDQSLTGDSGGYWRNDLRWTRPVTWSWMHTVFAEYGSSLGYDQGVISHGRYNPDQHGRMTSDALELFARGPNVAATVTFAHSLERPDAITEREAPIYFRLDFFL, from the coding sequence ATGCGAGTTTCAATCCTCACAGTGAGTTGCCACGCGCTGGCACTGGCAGGTCTCGCGGTGGCCATGACGCTGCAGGCGGCGCCCAACCCGGGTGATACCGACCTGATTCGCGACCGCCAGGACCGCCTGCTCGAAGAACAACGCCGCCGCCTGGATGGCCTCAAGGACCTGCCCGGTAGCGCCACACCGGCAACCGCGCCCAACGCGGCTGCGGATAATCGCTGTTTCCCCATCAAGACCGTCCAACTCACTGGTGCAGACGCGCTTGGCGCCAACGAACGCACGCAGATACTGGCGCCTTATACCGGGCAATGCCTGGGCGTGGCGCAGCTCAATGCGCTGCTTAAAACCATCACCGAGCGCTACATCGACAAAGGCCTGGTGACCAGCCGCGCCTACTTGCCGCAACAGGATCTGTCCAGTGGCAACCTGAACGTGCAGGTGGTGGAGGGCCGCCTCGAAGGCTTGAAGGGCGCCGAGGGCAGTGGCTTTTCCGAGCGCCAGCTGGCCCAGGTGTTTCCCGGCAAGCCCGGTGATGTGCTCAACCTGCGGGAAATCGAGCAGATGGTTGACCAGCTCAATCGCTTGCCGTCGAACCAGGCACAAATGGAGCTGGCGCCGGGCAAGGCGGTGGGCGGCAGCGACGTGCTGGTCAAGAACAGCGCGCAAAAGCCCTGGCGCGCCGGTGTGTCCTACGGCAACGACGGTCAGCGCAGCACCGGTCGCCAGCAGGCTGGCACCAGCTTCGATTGGGACAACCCGCTGGGGCTGTCCGACCAACTCTCGCTGCGCGCCGGGCACGATGTGGTCAGTGATACCCGCAAGAATTCGCGCAACGCGATGCTCAATTACAACCTGCCGTTCGGCTGGTGGAACCTCAACTACAGCTACAGCGAAAGCGAGTACCGCTCCCAGGCCCAGGCCAACGGTTTCAGCTTCAAGCAAAGCGGCGACAGCCAGAACCATCAATTGCGCCTTGAGCGGGTGATCTACCGCGACGCGCTGAGCAAAACCTCGCTGAGCACCGGCGTGTCCTACCTCAGCACCCACAACTACATCGAAGACAGCAAGCTGGCCCTGAGCAGCAACCGCATCAGCGAAGCCCAATTCGGCATCAACCATGGCCGGCGCATTGGCGGTGCTTTTCTCAACATCGACCTGGGCATGCAGGACGGCATCGGCGCCTTCGATGCGCAAAGCAATCGCGACGTCAAAGCCGGACAGCCCGACGCGCGCTACCGTAAATACACCGCCACCCTCAGCTATTTGCAGCCGTTCAAGCTGTGGGACGAGTCATTCAGTTTCACCAGCCTGATGACCGGGCAACACAGTGAAGACGTGCTGTTCAGCCCACAGCGCACCAGCCTGGGCGGGCAGTCGTCGATTCGTGGGTATCAGGACCAGTCCCTCACCGGCGACAGCGGCGGTTACTGGCGCAACGACCTGCGCTGGACCCGCCCGGTGACCTGGAGCTGGATGCACACCGTGTTTGCCGAGTACGGCAGCAGCCTCGGCTATGACCAGGGCGTGATCAGCCACGGGCGCTACAACCCGGACCAGCACGGGCGCATGACCAGTGACGCGCTGGAGTTGTTTGCCCGCGGCCCCAACGTCGCCGCCACCGTGACCTTTGCGCATTCGCTGGAGCGACCGGACGCCATCACCGAGCGTGAAGCCCCGATCTATTTCCGTCTGGATTTCTTCCTCTAA